The Pseudanabaena galeata CCNP1313 genome includes a region encoding these proteins:
- a CDS encoding Rqc2 family fibronectin-binding protein translates to MQPADLTTLVALTHELNIACVPARLEQVHQSDRHTIHLQLRTLEKKQWLLLSWHPQAARLHLSAPPPKLPDTFTFSQQILHQVAGFALVSVQLTSPWERVVDLQFAKRPDDEVQWHLYLEVMGKYSNAILVNANGEIVTAAHQVSSKQSRVRPIQTGDRYELPPALLEAIPSLSESFDAWRDRLILIPKEIKRNLLSNYRGVSSSLVRSLLAIPNIHGDQNVADLTLSEWEALYQAWQIWLTCIDKKQFYPHLEGKGYALTPSLNHERSPSLVKGEEENSPPFTRGAGGDLKLFLSVNDFCDRYYSQQTGQVAFQQLHQQISQAIQNQLAKLNIKETEFLDRLKLSTQADDFKDKADLLMAHLHLWEIGMKEIKLTDFHSEASVIIPLDPTLNAAQNAQSFYKKHQKQKRAALAIAPLLESVQQEIAYLEQVSTAVSLLEQSELSALQEIRAELAQQGYLKVTAEYAPRTKNNSKGGKNKSNRTKQEEIPDCHRFTTPNGFEVWVGRNNYQNDLISFRIAGEYDLWLHAQEISGSHVLLRLPAGAIAEDQDLQTAANYAAYYSRARQSDQVPVVCTIPKYVFKPKGAKPGMVVYTHEKIIWGQPMSLRIEAKK, encoded by the coding sequence ATGCAACCTGCTGACCTAACCACCCTTGTAGCTTTGACCCATGAGCTAAATATAGCTTGTGTGCCTGCAAGACTAGAGCAGGTGCATCAAAGCGATCGCCACACGATTCATTTACAATTACGAACTTTAGAAAAGAAACAATGGCTATTGCTATCTTGGCATCCGCAAGCCGCCAGATTACATCTCAGTGCGCCACCACCAAAGCTGCCTGATACTTTCACCTTTAGTCAACAAATTTTGCATCAAGTCGCAGGATTTGCCCTTGTCTCAGTGCAACTAACTAGCCCTTGGGAGCGCGTCGTCGATCTGCAATTTGCTAAACGCCCCGATGACGAGGTGCAGTGGCATCTGTATTTAGAAGTAATGGGCAAATATAGCAACGCAATTTTAGTAAACGCCAACGGCGAAATCGTCACCGCCGCCCACCAAGTCAGCAGCAAGCAGTCGCGAGTGCGTCCAATCCAAACAGGCGATCGCTACGAATTACCACCAGCTTTACTGGAAGCAATTCCCAGTTTGAGTGAATCCTTTGACGCATGGCGCGATCGCTTGATTTTGATTCCCAAGGAGATTAAGCGCAATTTACTCAGTAATTATCGTGGAGTTAGTTCGTCGTTAGTGCGATCGCTATTGGCAATACCTAATATCCATGGCGATCAAAATGTTGCTGATTTAACGCTCTCAGAATGGGAAGCACTATATCAAGCTTGGCAAATATGGCTAACCTGTATTGATAAAAAACAGTTTTATCCACATTTAGAAGGAAAAGGATATGCCCTCACCCCTAGCCTGAACCACGAAAGATCCCCCTCCCTTGTAAAGGGGGAAGAAGAAAATTCTCCCCCCTTTACAAGGGGGGCTGGGGGGGATCTAAAACTCTTTCTATCAGTTAACGATTTTTGCGATCGCTACTATTCTCAACAAACGGGACAAGTCGCTTTTCAGCAATTGCATCAACAAATTAGCCAAGCGATTCAAAATCAGTTAGCCAAATTAAACATTAAAGAAACAGAATTTCTTGACCGACTTAAACTCTCGACTCAAGCCGATGATTTTAAAGATAAAGCAGATTTGTTAATGGCTCATTTGCATCTCTGGGAAATCGGCATGAAAGAGATAAAACTTACGGATTTTCATTCAGAAGCATCAGTGATTATTCCTCTAGATCCCACTCTCAATGCTGCTCAGAATGCTCAATCCTTTTATAAAAAACATCAAAAACAAAAACGAGCAGCCCTTGCGATCGCACCATTATTAGAATCTGTTCAACAGGAAATCGCTTACCTCGAACAGGTTTCTACCGCCGTGAGTTTATTAGAACAGAGTGAACTCTCGGCGTTACAGGAAATTCGGGCTGAACTCGCTCAGCAGGGCTATCTTAAAGTCACCGCCGAATATGCGCCACGCACGAAAAACAATAGTAAAGGTGGCAAAAATAAAAGCAATCGCACTAAGCAAGAAGAAATTCCCGATTGTCATCGCTTTACCACTCCCAATGGATTTGAAGTATGGGTGGGTAGAAACAACTATCAAAATGATTTGATTTCCTTCCGTATCGCTGGAGAATACGATCTTTGGCTCCATGCTCAAGAAATTTCTGGCAGTCATGTGTTGCTGCGCTTACCTGCGGGAGCGATCGCCGAGGATCAAGATCTGCAAACCGCCGCTAATTATGCTGCCTATTACAGTCGCGCTCGACAGAGCGATCAAGTTCCTGTCGTCTGCACGATTCCCAAATATGTATTTAAGCCCAAAGGCGCAAAACCAGGCATGGTCGTTTATACCCACGAAAAAATTATCTGGGGACAGCCAATGAGTTTGAGAATAGAAGCAAAAAAGTAA
- a CDS encoding DUF561 domain-containing protein, producing the protein MSRLPISLLTAFSHRNALKIISGIQNFDRNSVKMVVQAADRGGATFVDIAADTELIAIAKANCSLPICVSAVEASKLVEAVAHGADLVEIGNYDSFYAQGRVFTADEIIALTTETRALLPHTAISVTVPHTLPLDEQVTLAEKLEAIGADIIQTEGGTSSAPVHAGILGAIEKASPTLAAAHAISRAVSIPVLCASGLSNITAPMAIAAGASGVGVGSAVNQLSDVVSMIATVRALKESIDRNVAIQTVV; encoded by the coding sequence ATGTCTCGTTTACCTATTTCGTTACTCACTGCTTTTAGCCACCGCAACGCGCTCAAGATCATTAGTGGTATTCAAAACTTCGATCGCAACTCCGTGAAAATGGTCGTGCAAGCAGCCGATCGCGGTGGTGCAACATTTGTGGATATCGCGGCTGATACAGAATTAATTGCGATCGCCAAGGCTAATTGCTCTTTGCCCATTTGTGTATCAGCAGTTGAAGCAAGCAAACTAGTAGAAGCGGTAGCTCATGGTGCTGATCTCGTCGAAATCGGTAACTACGATAGCTTCTATGCTCAAGGTCGTGTATTTACTGCCGATGAAATTATTGCTTTGACCACAGAAACTAGAGCCTTACTGCCCCACACCGCGATTTCTGTCACTGTTCCCCACACCTTACCCCTTGATGAGCAAGTTACCCTCGCGGAGAAGCTCGAAGCGATCGGTGCGGACATTATTCAAACTGAAGGTGGTACAAGCTCGGCTCCAGTTCATGCTGGTATCCTTGGGGCGATCGAAAAAGCTTCACCAACCCTTGCGGCGGCTCATGCCATTAGCCGCGCAGTTTCTATCCCTGTTCTTTGTGCATCTGGCTTGAGCAATATCACTGCTCCAATGGCGATCGCGGCTGGTGCATCGGGGGTTGGTGTTGGTTCCGCAGTTAACCAACTGAGCGATGTGGTTTCGATGATTGCGACCGTTCGCGCTCTTAAAGAATCAATTGATCGCAATGTTGCCATCCAAACAGTTGTGTAA
- the purN gene encoding phosphoribosylglycinamide formyltransferase has product MSLPVLPDNSSSSNSVAILGVLASGSGSNFEAIACAIEQGKLPAKIALVIYNEPDAFAKQRAEKFGIPAILVNHRDYKSRQAIDRAIIELLQQYKVDLVIMAGWMRIVTQVLIDAFPERILNIHPSLLPSFKGIHAIEQAFNYGVKITGCTVHLLSLEVDSGKILKQAAVPVLPEDSLEELQKRIQVQEHIIYPEAIAEYSHHISR; this is encoded by the coding sequence GTGAGTTTGCCAGTTCTACCCGACAATTCATCTAGTTCCAATTCTGTTGCGATTCTAGGCGTGCTAGCTTCGGGAAGTGGTAGCAATTTTGAGGCGATCGCCTGTGCCATTGAGCAGGGAAAATTGCCAGCCAAAATTGCCTTAGTGATTTATAACGAACCAGATGCTTTTGCCAAACAACGCGCTGAAAAGTTTGGTATTCCTGCAATTTTAGTCAATCATCGCGATTACAAATCACGTCAAGCTATTGATCGTGCCATTATTGAACTTCTCCAGCAATATAAAGTTGATTTGGTAATCATGGCTGGCTGGATGCGAATCGTCACCCAAGTTTTAATTGATGCTTTTCCAGAACGCATTTTAAATATTCATCCCAGTTTATTGCCTAGCTTTAAAGGTATCCATGCGATCGAGCAAGCCTTTAACTATGGTGTCAAGATCACAGGATGCACAGTGCATTTACTCAGTCTCGAAGTCGATAGCGGCAAAATCCTCAAGCAAGCTGCGGTTCCTGTATTGCCAGAAGATAGTTTAGAAGAGCTGCAAAAGCGGATTCAAGTTCAAGAACATATTATTTATCCAGAGGCGATCGCCGAATACAGTCATCATATCTCTAGATAA
- the dusA gene encoding tRNA dihydrouridine(20/20a) synthase DusA yields the protein MTSLSKMSLSTQEDRDRLTYPLSIAPMMDRTDRHYRYFMRQITRRTLLYTEMVTSAAIKHGDQDYLLGFSPDENPLALQVGGDNPQDLAECARIAEAMGYDEINLNVGCPSDRVQSGNFGACLMKTPDLVAKCIEAMIAAAKIPVSVKHRIGVDDLDTYEDMQNFVRILSEAGCQRFSVHARKAWLQGLSPKDNREIPPLRYADVHRLKQEFPHLFIEINGGFTTLAQAHEQLQKVDAVMIGRAAYDNPYLFATCDREFFGDETPMRSRVEVAEAMIPYIDQWIAKGLRLHKITRHMLQLFHGQAGSRLWKRIITEKSCIVGASSEVIREAIAAVKG from the coding sequence ATGACTAGTTTATCGAAAATGTCTCTTTCTACTCAGGAAGATCGCGATCGCCTTACCTATCCCCTCAGCATTGCGCCCATGATGGATCGCACCGATCGCCATTATCGCTATTTCATGCGCCAAATTACGCGACGGACTTTGCTGTATACCGAAATGGTCACTAGTGCGGCAATTAAACATGGTGATCAAGATTATTTATTAGGATTTTCTCCAGATGAAAATCCTCTCGCTTTGCAGGTTGGTGGTGACAATCCACAAGATCTGGCGGAATGTGCGCGGATTGCTGAAGCGATGGGCTATGACGAAATTAATTTGAATGTGGGCTGTCCCAGCGATCGCGTCCAAAGTGGCAACTTTGGTGCATGTTTGATGAAAACGCCTGATCTAGTTGCTAAATGTATTGAAGCCATGATTGCCGCCGCTAAGATTCCTGTATCGGTCAAACATCGAATTGGGGTTGATGATTTAGATACTTACGAAGACATGCAAAATTTTGTCAGGATTCTGTCAGAGGCAGGTTGTCAGCGCTTCTCAGTTCATGCGCGAAAAGCATGGCTCCAAGGATTAAGCCCCAAAGACAATCGCGAAATTCCACCTTTGCGTTATGCCGATGTACATCGCTTAAAGCAAGAATTCCCACATTTGTTTATTGAGATTAATGGAGGGTTTACCACCTTAGCGCAAGCTCACGAGCAGTTACAGAAAGTTGATGCGGTGATGATTGGACGTGCTGCTTATGACAATCCCTATCTATTTGCAACTTGCGATCGCGAGTTTTTTGGTGATGAAACTCCCATGCGTAGTCGAGTGGAAGTTGCTGAGGCGATGATTCCCTATATCGATCAATGGATTGCTAAAGGATTGAGGTTACATAAAATCACACGCCACATGCTGCAATTGTTTCATGGTCAAGCAGGTAGCCGCCTCTGGAAGCGAATTATCACCGAGAAGTCCTGTATTGTTGGTGCTAGTTCTGAAGTGATCCGCGAAGCGATCGCCGCAGTGAAGGGGTAA
- a CDS encoding response regulator, with the protein MGSQIAPKPKLLVIDDEPDNLDLLFRTFYRDYEVLRANSGLEALELLDREGEVAVIISDQRMPIMSGTEFLSQMAVKYPDTMRIILTGYTDVEDLVEAINTCKVFKYVTKPWDELELKNVVRQAIDTHNVLRNRTADLRRTLRQQSLLNAIASSVDSAAPYREIIATIAEAIARNFDVSGSILRLVENRLLSEDYFAYCSLPIAELPQLAKVLTLRSQIVAINDIDSDRRISEADQSIYAKANIKSVLFVPLEVQKECLAMLALYHCDNPHLWSNDELDLIDLAADQAAIVSSRARAYDRIQELAKRESLLNTITSTIRSSLDPQKIFASITQQLGQALNSESCALSLWTEEDSYLRCVGLHLLDPDEMLDNAVNPDETALPQSTANISVNPVFQALIESKQPVAISDLHENPEWNIADLPLRSIARSLLIVPLLSEGKIIGSISMRQNKLPRHWQPEEVSLVQAVAAQAAIAVQQAHLFQKTRQQAQQLLELDLQKTEFFQNLSHEFRTPLTLTIGPLEAAIEKSQPLPLEQSVIALRNCRRLLRLVNQLLDIQRLDAGKMQACFRPCNLVEFTSQTIDAFRPYCDRKNIHLFSEFSECPEIYLDLEKFDKVLYNLLSNAMKFTPSNGSVTVSISTDIDGQHCILNVHDTGIGIRQDQIPFLFDRFRQAEGSVNRSYEGSGLGLALVKELVNLHGGNISVTSDYGHGTNFAIIIPTGKKHLPFDQVTNLPADLQISRASVELADLETDLSLEEDIFMQDSEHEEISYTPTGKILIVDDNRDLRGYLRRVLNQAGYSVISAHNGAHGYTEAQKHCPDLIVTDLMMPQVSGLDLIAMIRQDQQLAGTPMILLTAKANEETRIEGTEMGADAYLAKPFNDRELLAEVRNLLALKTNERRVAQLNLYLTESVLKRFLPPSLVSKAATGELSLDLRPEPRMITVLFTDIVGFTSLANTLRSRRVAELLNQYLGAMTEAIFANGGTVDKFMGDGIMALFGAPEDCSPNEQVRRAVQTAKHMQRSLAQLNEQWAAQGIPTVRFRCGIHQGTAVVGMFGSAERSDYTAIGPTVNIAARIQSAAEPDCILVSATVADYLNDEELRKREPLKLKGVDETVLTFFVDS; encoded by the coding sequence ATGGGTTCGCAAATCGCCCCCAAACCTAAGTTGCTAGTTATCGATGATGAACCCGATAACTTAGATTTGCTATTTCGGACTTTTTATCGAGATTATGAAGTTTTACGTGCGAATAGTGGCTTAGAAGCTCTGGAATTACTGGATCGCGAAGGAGAAGTTGCGGTAATTATCTCCGATCAAAGAATGCCGATCATGAGTGGAACTGAATTTTTGAGCCAAATGGCGGTTAAATATCCAGATACGATGCGGATTATTTTGACAGGCTATACCGATGTTGAGGATTTAGTTGAAGCAATTAATACTTGCAAAGTATTCAAATATGTCACCAAACCTTGGGATGAATTAGAACTTAAAAATGTAGTACGTCAAGCCATTGATACGCACAATGTTTTGCGAAATCGTACTGCTGATTTACGCCGCACTCTACGCCAACAATCCCTACTGAATGCGATCGCCTCATCAGTCGATAGTGCCGCCCCATATCGGGAAATCATTGCCACAATCGCCGAAGCGATCGCTCGTAATTTTGATGTTTCAGGCAGCATTTTAAGACTAGTTGAGAACAGGCTACTTTCGGAAGACTATTTTGCCTATTGCAGTCTTCCAATCGCCGAGTTACCCCAACTAGCAAAGGTACTCACCTTGCGATCGCAGATTGTGGCAATTAATGATATTGATAGCGATCGGCGTATTTCCGAAGCTGATCAATCTATTTATGCCAAAGCGAATATTAAATCAGTTCTATTTGTTCCCCTTGAAGTCCAAAAAGAATGTTTGGCAATGTTAGCTCTCTATCATTGCGACAATCCACATTTATGGAGTAACGATGAATTAGACTTAATTGATTTAGCCGCCGATCAAGCTGCGATCGTCAGTTCTCGCGCCAGAGCCTACGATCGCATTCAAGAACTTGCCAAACGAGAATCTCTCCTCAATACGATTACCAGTACCATTCGATCCAGTCTCGATCCTCAAAAGATCTTTGCATCAATTACCCAGCAGCTAGGTCAAGCCTTAAACTCCGAAAGTTGTGCTTTGTCTCTATGGACAGAAGAAGATAGTTATTTACGTTGCGTAGGGCTACATTTGCTCGATCCCGATGAGATGCTCGATAATGCAGTAAATCCCGATGAAACAGCCTTACCGCAGTCAACTGCCAATATCTCCGTTAATCCCGTCTTTCAAGCCTTAATTGAATCAAAGCAGCCCGTCGCCATTTCTGATTTGCACGAAAATCCAGAATGGAATATTGCCGATTTACCATTACGCTCCATTGCTCGATCGCTTCTAATTGTCCCCTTACTGTCAGAAGGCAAGATAATTGGGAGTATTTCTATGCGTCAAAATAAACTGCCGCGTCATTGGCAACCTGAAGAGGTGTCCTTAGTCCAAGCTGTGGCAGCGCAAGCCGCGATCGCAGTCCAACAAGCCCATCTCTTTCAAAAGACTCGCCAACAAGCCCAGCAACTACTTGAACTAGATCTCCAGAAAACTGAATTCTTTCAAAATCTTTCCCACGAATTCCGCACCCCCCTCACCCTCACCATTGGTCCCTTAGAAGCAGCGATCGAGAAATCTCAACCACTTCCCCTCGAACAGTCGGTAATTGCTTTACGCAACTGTCGCCGTTTGCTACGTCTGGTTAATCAATTGCTTGACATTCAACGTCTCGACGCAGGTAAGATGCAGGCTTGTTTCCGCCCTTGCAATCTTGTCGAATTTACCAGTCAAACCATTGATGCTTTTCGCCCCTATTGCGATCGCAAAAATATCCATCTATTTAGTGAGTTTAGCGAATGTCCAGAAATCTATCTGGACTTAGAGAAATTTGATAAAGTCCTCTATAACTTACTGTCCAATGCGATGAAGTTCACGCCTAGTAATGGCAGTGTTACGGTTAGTATTTCCACTGATATAGATGGTCAGCATTGTATTCTGAATGTTCATGATACAGGGATTGGCATTCGTCAAGATCAAATTCCATTTCTATTTGATCGCTTTCGTCAAGCTGAAGGTTCCGTTAACCGTAGCTATGAAGGTAGTGGTTTAGGGCTAGCTCTAGTCAAAGAATTGGTTAATCTGCATGGTGGCAATATTTCCGTCACCTCAGACTACGGTCATGGTACAAACTTTGCAATCATAATTCCCACTGGTAAAAAGCATTTACCCTTCGATCAAGTTACCAACCTACCTGCGGATTTACAAATATCTAGAGCTTCAGTGGAACTTGCGGATCTAGAAACTGACCTCAGTTTAGAAGAAGATATATTCATGCAGGATAGTGAGCATGAAGAAATTTCTTATACTCCCACAGGTAAAATTTTAATCGTTGATGATAATCGTGACCTGCGCGGATATTTACGGCGCGTTCTCAATCAAGCAGGCTATAGTGTAATTTCCGCTCACAATGGCGCTCATGGCTATACCGAAGCTCAAAAACACTGTCCTGATTTGATCGTGACGGATTTAATGATGCCCCAAGTCTCTGGTTTAGATTTGATTGCGATGATTCGTCAAGATCAGCAATTAGCAGGTACGCCGATGATTTTGCTCACGGCTAAAGCTAATGAAGAGACGCGCATCGAAGGTACAGAAATGGGTGCAGATGCCTATCTAGCCAAGCCTTTTAACGATCGCGAATTGTTAGCGGAAGTTCGGAATTTACTTGCGCTTAAGACCAACGAACGGCGGGTGGCTCAACTCAATCTCTATCTCACCGAATCAGTTCTTAAGCGTTTCCTTCCCCCCAGCTTGGTTTCCAAAGCCGCCACTGGTGAACTCAGTCTGGATTTACGTCCTGAGCCAAGGATGATTACGGTTCTCTTTACAGATATTGTGGGCTTTACTTCCCTTGCGAATACTTTGCGATCGCGGCGTGTTGCTGAGTTGCTCAATCAATACCTAGGTGCGATGACAGAAGCAATTTTTGCCAATGGTGGCACGGTTGATAAGTTTATGGGGGATGGCATTATGGCTCTCTTTGGTGCGCCTGAGGATTGCAGTCCCAATGAGCAAGTCCGCCGTGCTGTCCAAACTGCAAAACATATGCAGCGATCGCTGGCTCAACTCAATGAGCAATGGGCGGCTCAGGGAATTCCCACGGTCAGATTTCGCTGTGGCATTCATCAGGGTACAGCCGTGGTGGGGATGTTTGGCAGTGCGGAGCGATCGGACTATACAGCGATCGGCCCCACGGTAAATATTGCTGCACGTATCCAATCGGCGGCGGAACCTGATTGTATTCTTGTATCTGCGACGGTTGCGGATTATCTCAATGATGAGGAGCTTCGCAAGCGTGAACCTCTTAAGTTGAAAGGTGTTGATGAA
- a CDS encoding UDP-N-acetylmuramoyl-L-alanyl-D-glutamate--2,6-diaminopimelate ligase, whose protein sequence is MRLGQLLALAGYQNSQPELDGLEIKRVITDSRACQEGDLFIGMTGTQVDGGKFAPQAITQGAIAAIISHTAFDNLSEQDQAKAIAVDDVVVACSKIATAFYDYPAQKLKLVGVTGTNGKTTTTHLIEFLLQTQYAVALFGTLYTRWAGYSKTANHTTPFAVDLQAQLAEAIAAGCDMGLMEVSSHALDQRRVLGCPFEVAVFTNLTQDHLDYHKNLEDYFQAKALLFSDTYLQGRAIINFDDPFGQRLAQMITDKPIWTYSISNSQADFYTENLTYLPNGATGTLHTPQGAIAFQSPLVGRFNVENILAAIATALHMGLSLTELVSRLPEFKSVPGRVERVQVSDDQDVTVVVDYAHTPDSLENLLKAMRPFTQRELICVFGCGGDRDRTKRPLMGGIAARLADRVYVTSDNPRTEDPQRILDDVVVGVNANIGDKPMTVEGDRHKCIQTAIYEAQSGDTILIAGKGHEDYQIIGREKIHFDDREEAQSALIHRQNLIR, encoded by the coding sequence ATGCGTTTAGGACAATTGCTAGCATTGGCAGGGTATCAAAATTCTCAGCCTGAACTAGATGGGCTAGAAATAAAGCGTGTAATTACAGATTCAAGGGCTTGCCAAGAGGGGGACTTGTTCATTGGCATGACGGGAACTCAAGTAGATGGCGGCAAATTTGCGCCACAGGCAATCACACAGGGAGCGATCGCGGCGATCATCTCCCATACAGCTTTTGATAATTTATCTGAACAAGATCAAGCTAAGGCGATCGCCGTTGATGATGTGGTAGTAGCTTGTAGCAAAATTGCCACTGCGTTCTATGACTATCCTGCTCAAAAGCTAAAACTGGTAGGTGTAACAGGCACAAATGGCAAAACGACAACCACGCACCTGATCGAGTTTTTATTGCAAACTCAATATGCAGTAGCGTTGTTCGGCACACTGTATACCCGTTGGGCTGGCTATTCTAAGACCGCCAACCATACCACCCCCTTTGCCGTGGACTTACAAGCACAACTTGCTGAAGCGATCGCCGCAGGTTGTGACATGGGCTTGATGGAGGTTAGCTCCCATGCGTTAGACCAACGGCGCGTATTAGGTTGCCCCTTTGAGGTCGCCGTATTTACCAACTTGACCCAAGATCATTTGGACTATCACAAAAATCTAGAAGACTATTTTCAAGCGAAGGCTTTGCTATTCAGTGATACCTATTTGCAAGGTCGAGCCATTATTAATTTTGATGATCCCTTCGGACAACGTTTGGCGCAAATGATTACAGACAAACCCATTTGGACTTATAGCATTAGCAATTCCCAAGCAGATTTTTATACTGAGAACTTGACCTATTTGCCCAATGGCGCGACGGGAACCTTGCACACCCCACAGGGCGCGATCGCATTTCAGTCACCCCTAGTTGGTCGCTTTAATGTCGAGAATATCTTGGCAGCGATCGCTACGGCTCTGCACATGGGGCTAAGTTTGACAGAATTAGTCAGCCGTTTACCCGAATTTAAGAGTGTTCCGGGACGTGTGGAAAGAGTACAGGTTAGCGACGATCAAGATGTCACCGTGGTCGTGGACTATGCCCATACCCCTGATAGCCTAGAAAACCTGCTCAAGGCGATGCGTCCCTTTACGCAGCGCGAATTAATTTGTGTATTCGGTTGTGGTGGCGATCGCGATCGCACTAAGCGCCCATTGATGGGGGGAATTGCTGCGAGACTCGCCGATCGCGTTTATGTAACTTCTGACAATCCCCGTACTGAAGATCCCCAAAGAATCCTTGATGATGTCGTAGTTGGTGTGAATGCGAATATCGGCGATAAACCGATGACTGTCGAAGGCGATCGGCATAAATGTATCCAAACAGCTATTTATGAGGCTCAGTCAGGCGATACGATTCTGATTGCAGGTAAGGGGCATGAAGACTATCAAATTATCGGGCGAGAAAAAATCCATTTTGATGATCGTGAGGAGGCTCAATCGGCTCTCATCCACCGCCAAAACTTGATCCGCTAA